A region from the Enterobacter roggenkampii genome encodes:
- the ttcA gene encoding tRNA 2-thiocytidine(32) synthetase TtcA → MQQNQEINKKEQYNLNKLQKRLRRNVGEAIADFNMIEEGDRIMVCLSGGKDSYTMLEILRNLQQSAPVNFSLVAVNLDQKQPGFPEHILPEYLENLGVEYKIVEENTYGIVKEKIPEGKTTCSLCSRLRRGILYRTATELGATKIALGHHRDDILQTLFLNMFYGGKMKGMPPKLMSDDGKHIVIRPLAYCREKDIERFSQAKGFPIIPCNLCGSQPNLQRQVIGDMLRDWDKRYPGRIETMFSAMQNVVPSHLADVELFDFKGINHESEVVNGGDLAFDREEIPMQPAGWQPEDDDNQFEALRLNVLEVK, encoded by the coding sequence ATGCAACAGAATCAAGAGATTAACAAAAAAGAGCAATACAACCTGAATAAACTGCAAAAGCGACTGCGCCGTAACGTGGGCGAAGCCATTGCAGACTTCAACATGATTGAAGAAGGCGACCGCATCATGGTTTGCCTGTCAGGGGGTAAAGACAGCTACACCATGCTGGAGATCCTGCGTAATCTTCAGCAAAGCGCGCCGGTGAATTTTTCCCTGGTGGCGGTCAACCTTGACCAGAAACAGCCGGGCTTCCCGGAGCACATTCTGCCGGAATACCTCGAAAATCTGGGCGTTGAGTACAAAATCGTCGAAGAAAATACCTACGGTATTGTGAAAGAGAAAATTCCTGAAGGGAAAACCACCTGCTCTCTGTGCTCTCGTCTGCGCCGCGGTATTCTGTATCGCACCGCGACCGAGCTGGGCGCGACCAAAATTGCCCTGGGCCATCACCGCGACGATATCCTGCAAACGCTGTTCCTCAATATGTTCTACGGCGGCAAGATGAAAGGTATGCCGCCTAAGCTGATGAGTGATGACGGTAAACATATTGTGATCCGCCCGCTTGCCTACTGCCGTGAAAAAGACATTGAGCGTTTCTCTCAGGCGAAAGGGTTCCCGATCATTCCATGTAACCTCTGCGGCTCTCAGCCGAACCTGCAGCGTCAGGTGATTGGCGACATGCTGCGCGACTGGGATAAGCGCTATCCGGGTCGTATCGAAACCATGTTCAGCGCCATGCAGAACGTCGTCCCTTCCCATCTCGCGGATGTGGAACTGTTCGACTTTAAAGGCATCAATCACGAGTCAGAAGTCGTGAACGGCGGCGATCTGGCATTTGACCGGGAAGAGATCCCGATGCAGCCAGCAGGCTGGCAGCCGGAAGACGATGACAATCAGTTTGAAGCGTTGCGTCTGAACGTGCTTGAAGTGAAGTAA
- a CDS encoding GNAT family N-acetyltransferase encodes MNIETVRLILEPFNDSHYEGLRVMDSDAEVMRYINKGIVKTPEETWEGIRKVQARWDKYHFSWWAIREKSSGAIVGAACLQHLANVEGAPLEIGWRLVPEHNGKGYATEAAKAIVDYAVERVGASYLVAVADPENIASQRVMKRLGMSYKAIELHYDTECVVYELNMSKPA; translated from the coding sequence ATGAATATAGAAACGGTCCGCTTAATCCTGGAACCCTTTAATGATTCACATTATGAAGGCTTAAGGGTAATGGATAGTGATGCTGAGGTGATGCGCTATATCAATAAGGGTATCGTTAAAACGCCCGAAGAAACCTGGGAGGGCATCAGAAAGGTGCAGGCTCGCTGGGATAAGTATCACTTCTCGTGGTGGGCTATCAGAGAGAAATCTTCTGGTGCGATCGTTGGTGCGGCATGCCTCCAGCACCTGGCGAACGTGGAGGGGGCACCATTAGAGATTGGCTGGCGCCTCGTGCCTGAACACAATGGCAAAGGCTATGCTACAGAGGCAGCGAAAGCGATCGTTGATTACGCTGTAGAACGGGTGGGAGCATCTTATCTGGTGGCCGTGGCCGATCCAGAAAATATCGCATCGCAGCGTGTAATGAAAAGGTTAGGTATGTCTTATAAAGCCATAGAGCTGCATTACGATACGGAATGCGTTGTGTACGAGCTTAACATGAGTAAGCCTGCTTAA
- a CDS encoding YnfC family lipoprotein, which produces MSLYLKMIKTSTLFFCTSLFSSMAFAENHYIPLLYNLSTMFDFNPVKGAVKSLDTDVEENGKITYKISIRLNKNGCVDSLNLDNVSSGHETILKYTNGSLIGHRDGKPFSIQLDEKCHILSENENGDELRYTLYPNGLIKDTYFLGKKISEHFYDEDDNLTRSEFYSSESVMSKNEISYVDKKRKPLDYKLINSSVFSEGYTATSSCHYNEMLVPEICNATVQNAGNPAPKPVSMTAHTKVEFY; this is translated from the coding sequence TTGAGCTTATATTTAAAAATGATAAAAACTTCTACTCTTTTCTTTTGTACTTCCTTATTTTCAAGTATGGCTTTTGCAGAAAATCACTACATACCTCTACTTTATAACTTATCGACTATGTTTGATTTCAATCCAGTTAAGGGGGCTGTTAAATCCTTAGATACTGATGTTGAGGAGAATGGAAAAATCACTTATAAAATCTCCATCAGACTGAATAAAAATGGTTGTGTTGATAGCTTAAACCTTGATAATGTTTCTTCTGGGCATGAAACCATTCTAAAATATACAAATGGAAGTCTTATTGGCCATAGAGATGGCAAGCCTTTCTCAATACAACTTGATGAAAAATGTCACATTTTGAGTGAAAATGAAAATGGTGACGAGTTGCGTTACACTCTTTACCCGAATGGATTAATTAAAGACACCTATTTTTTAGGCAAAAAAATATCTGAACATTTTTATGATGAAGACGATAATTTGACGCGCTCTGAATTTTATAGTTCAGAAAGCGTTATGTCTAAAAATGAAATATCTTATGTTGATAAAAAAAGAAAGCCTCTTGATTATAAACTAATAAACTCATCAGTTTTCTCGGAGGGGTATACAGCAACCAGCTCTTGTCATTATAACGAAATGCTTGTGCCTGAAATATGTAATGCCACAGTACAGAACGCAGGTAATCCGGCACCGAAACCAGTTTCAATGACAGCACATACGAAAGTTGAATTCTACTAG